The sequence TCACAGATTCTGCAACACATCCTACAAAGCGGCACACTGGATAGAACTCTGAACAAGAAAATGGGCTAAATGGATGTGTCTTAGCAaaaataactaatgatgcgagTAACACCAATCTCACAAGGCTTTGCCAATCAAAAAGGCTTGACACTGGATGCTTAAGAATGTAAGCAAGCAGTCCTCTCACCTTAAAGGTATTTTTTCATTTTGATGCTCAAGTACAATGACAACATCCTTACTAGTCCAAACAAAACTTTCATCTTCCATCATAAGATGAGCATCCACGTCAGCCAATGACAGCACGAATCTGCACAAAGACATAAAAACATACTTTAATCAATTTAGACTTTCTAATGAAACACTATTTCATCACATTTTGTAAATAACTCTCTTAGTCTTCAAGAATCGTGATTCACTTCATATCATGCGACAAAACATAgaatacatttttatattattctacTCGTTGAGACCTGATGCAAGCAAACAAAACACTTTACAATACAACCAAAGTTCAATGACGTACTACAATACaagcaaacaattttttttaatatcatattcTGCAACTGCAAGAGGATAAGGTAAAATGCTCACACAGGAATTACTCTGGTTCCATAAGTTCGATATAATCCTCCCTCTTTCTTGACtgattttgttttcttctttcCACGCTTCGAATCATATGTAGCCCAAAGAGGCTTATGCTTCAGTATGGAGTCACTGATGCCATCAACATCATCCATCCAATTCTGGAGAGAAGTACATAATAGGCAGTAAAGTCAGGTTGGGGAATTCACATAGGCTTATTGAATAGGATCAATAAATTTGTAGAGTTACGCATaagggaaagaagaagaaaaaattattgttttctTCTAAACATTCTATAGGGAGGTGTACTGATGTAATGACAGTAGGATTAGAGCTAAAAGCTGACCTGACGAAGAAAGTATTCATTTGAAAGGGTTGGGTCCGACACCTCTAGCAAACCCGCAGCAAGAACATCAGCAGAGCGTTCCATTTCCTATAGTTCACAttttttaggaataaaaaattgagaatacataaaataaacaatGGCCAATTTCTAAGAATCATCACAATTTCAATCGTATAAAAGCTAATTGATATCATGATGTTGGGTAGTAATAACTTAGTATAATAGAGATGATAAAATATTTCCGTAATGAACAGAATTGAATTACAAACAATAACATATTCACACCAATTACCCAAcgaacttttaaaaaattagttaattaataagttaaaaaaCTAGAGCTCCAAAAGAATGCCCACCTCTTTAAGAAGAGCACCATCCAAATAGGTTTTGGTATGGACATGGAAACGACCATCGTTCTTAGTTTCTTGGAGGGAATGGCCTCTCATAGCTTTTGAAACAGCAATAGCCAGCTTCTCATGGCGATGTAATGCATGGGAACCCCCAATAAGTACAACTTGTTGTGAATCATGAACCATCTTCTTCAACTGAATACAAGAGATTAAAAGTGATGAAAATTTTTGCTCATCTATATAGTATTACCTGCTTGATAAATGGGCAAAGCATAAAAATTTAGCTTTATGTCAAGAAAAACAACTGACCTCTGCCTCAATCTCttctatatttatactgtaGTTGTGGCCTTTATCCATAATATTGTATCTATTATGATTTTGTAGGACAATGATCGGTACAAGTAATCTTGTCGCAAGATCAACAGTTTCATACCTGAGTTTCAGAAAATCAAGCATGTTCAGAATCTATCAGATGAGTTTCCATAAAGGCATGCTTGACATCAAACTTTGGCCTGACTTACAACAGTCTTAACTGTAAGTTACACAAAGGGAAATATTTAAGGGGAAATATGACTTAGTGGAGGAAAATAGGCGTCATACCTAACATCTGGGGCAATAACATGCTCCACTGTGGTGGATATCAAAGAGGCAAGCTCGCCAATGAAGATATCATGCGTAACATGATCAGAAAGCAAAGGCAAAGTCAAACCCAGTGGAACCATCACATTCTGTAAACGAGGCAGTGTCCTAGGACTGACACTACCCTCTTCAGTTTCAATCTTTCCATATGTGCAAGGGCCTGCTGAGAGGTCGATCACAACGAATCTAAACAACGTGGGAACCAAGTTAGGTCTAACAGATCCCGAAAGAGTGAAACAGAGATTTCTATGTTGTTATACCCTAAAATACTCTTGagcatttctcataaactatgaTCACAAGACTTTATCCAACAGATTTGAATTTTTAAGCATGCTTCAGTTATACATCCATAAAGTATACCTGCCAGAGCCTAGCCATAGTTGAGTTGCTCCACCTCCATTATATCGGTAACGATACATGTAGCCTCCCTCTTGTCCTTTCATTTCTTCCTCATTTAGCTGGGGAATTGTTCCACCCATTAAGCTGTCAAAATCAGTGTTGTTCCTAGGATCCATCCTCACCTGAAGAAGCATAACAGCCAAAGAAGAGAACAAAGAGTAAGAAAAGTCAGCAAAGATACTCTTTTTACACAACAACCTAGGTAGGACTAGGAGGAAAAGTTTGTTAGAGAAGGGAGCAAAAAAGAAAActgaatgaaaataaatactgGATACCATACCTTATCAAAATTGACAATAAAAATTGCATAAGGCATAGGTTTATCCATCTCTTCTGTTGAGGAGGCCTCATCATCCACATCGAATGTGTAAGAATATAAACTCTGAAATACTGGCTCTACCATTGTTGCCTCCACCTCAAACAAAGGAACCTCCTTTCCGAAACCGGCCTAATCATCGCATATTCAGAAAATTACTTATAGCAATAAAGCTCAAGGTGCAAAATACTGAAGAAATATAATGAAGTTTGAAACAACTACATGAAAGTCACCTCTCTTGCTGTTCCTGCGGAAACCATGCTCTCTTTCAATGCCTTCTCAAGAGCTAGCAACTCTAGCTGCCCAGCCTGGAATTTTAACCATAAAAATGAAATATTCAAAAACAACAGTTGTCATGAACTAGTTAAGAAGGAAAGGTCACACaagcatatacatatacatatattctaTTCAATAAGCAACTGATATAATCTGAAACcacgaaaaaaaatacaaccagGGTCAAACAAGCTTACAGGGAATGCATTGAAGACGATATGGTGCTCAATATCAAGAGGCTCTCCGGTTTCAAAACAAGAGGGTCTGTGTGATGGGAAGCTAACCCTTAAAAACTCTTCCAATTTATGTGAATCTAAAGCGTATCTGTAACCTCCATCTCCATTGAAACCTACTAGCACTACATTAACTTCAAGAGGAACCTGGAAAGGAACCTACATAGACATTCCAATTCAATCACCAAAACTCTAACATAGAACAGTCGTAAtgaacacaaattaaaatttctcAAACTGTATCGATTCCATTCGTAAAACTTCAACTTAGTATCCTAAAAATTCGATCACTTTGGGTAATTCTCCCGCATAGTTTCTCGGCAACTAAACGGATTCATTCAAAAtcgaaaagaaaattaataccTCAGCTCGAGAATGCAACATGCGACGAACATCGGATCGAACGCTGTCTCGAACATCATGAAAGGCGCTATGGTGCCACTGTGAGTGTCCCTGATCTCTCTTGAAAGGTTTAGGCTTCGATTCGGACACGAAGACGAGCAAGGTCAGTACAAGAAAGCTCGTGTAGAAAGACAATGAAGATGACGGAGACGTTGATGTTGACTTAGAAGCCATAACTGAGGAAGAAGAGCTTAAGCTCGAGTTTTTGGTTGAGAAAGATACTGAATTTCAAGTCAAAGAGTCTGAAATTTTCATGGCTGAATTGAATTGGAGATTGTTTCTGATCGCAAAGCAAATGTTGCCTGAAGCCCTGAACTCCGACTGCAGTGGCAATTTGGTAATTCTCCTTTAAGTTCCTCTCTTGTCGTTTGGGCCTGTTAAAGCCCAGTGTTTTTCACCGGCCCAACTAGAGCAAAGGGATGGGACTACTATTTCATAAAGGGAGTTCTATTTACACCCCACAAAATGATAAGTAcaccccattattaaaaaaaatataaacttaaatcattttaaaaattactcttaatatttttttaaaaaatttttctcacattattttatgttaatttcaatacttattttgattttattttcataattttttctaactcatgtatatttttttaaaattttttctaagaaaattttatataattttttattttaatttttttctcataatatttaaaatataatttatttttgtttgataggtatattttttaagaatatgaattggaaaaa is a genomic window of Cannabis sativa cultivar Pink pepper isolate KNU-18-1 chromosome 9, ASM2916894v1, whole genome shotgun sequence containing:
- the LOC115722493 gene encoding uncharacterized protein LOC115722493, whose translation is MASKSTSTSPSSSLSFYTSFLVLTLLVFVSESKPKPFKRDQGHSQWHHSAFHDVRDSVRSDVRRMLHSRAEVPFQVPLEVNVVLVGFNGDGGYRYALDSHKLEEFLRVSFPSHRPSCFETGEPLDIEHHIVFNAFPAGQLELLALEKALKESMVSAGTAREAGFGKEVPLFEVEATMVEPVFQSLYSYTFDVDDEASSTEEMDKPMPYAIFIVNFDKVRMDPRNNTDFDSLMGGTIPQLNEEEMKGQEGGYMYRYRYNGGGATQLWLGSGRFVVIDLSAGPCTYGKIETEEGSVSPRTLPRLQNVMVPLGLTLPLLSDHVTHDIFIGELASLISTTVEHVIAPDVRYETVDLATRLLVPIIVLQNHNRYNIMDKGHNYSINIEEIEAELKKMVHDSQQVVLIGGSHALHRHEKLAIAVSKAMRGHSLQETKNDGRFHVHTKTYLDGALLKEEMERSADVLAAGLLEVSDPTLSNEYFLRQNWMDDVDGISDSILKHKPLWATYDSKRGKKKTKSVKKEGGLYRTYGTRVIPVFVLSLADVDAHLMMEDESFVWTSKDVVIVLEHQNEKIPLSYVSETQRQYANPSQAQRHILAGLASTLGGLSAPYEKASHVHERPVVNWLWATGCHPFGPFSNTSQISKMLQDVALRNTIYAQVDSALRKIRETSEAVQNFAAERLKTPLGEPVKGKKNKTTTELWLEKFYKKTTHLPEPFPHELVDRLEKYLDNLEEQLVDLSSLLYDHRLQEARANSSEIFQSTLFTQQYVDHVLANERENMKCCEIEYKYPVQSSQAYIYGGILIAGFVVYFVVIFFSSPVR